In Aptenodytes patagonicus chromosome 12, bAptPat1.pri.cur, whole genome shotgun sequence, a genomic segment contains:
- the DRD1 gene encoding D(1A) dopamine receptor — MTWNDTTMDGEGLLVERDSSFRILTGCFLSLLILSTLLGNTLVCAAVIRFRHLRSKVTNFFVISLAVSDLLVAVLVMPWKAVAEIAGFWPFGSFCNIWVAFDIMCSTASILNLCVISVDRYWAISSPFRYERKMTPKAAFIMISVAWTLSVLISFIPVQLNWHKATTTSVLDLNASLQGISMDNCDSSLNRMYAISSSLISFYIPVAIMIVTYTRIYRIAQKQIRRISALERAAVHAKNCQNTSGNRSSMDCQQPESNFKMSFKRETKVLKTLSVIMGVFVCCWLPFFVLNCMIPFCEPTQPSKGAEAFCINSTTFDVFVWFGWANSSLNPIIYAFNADFRKAFSTLLGCYRLCPMSSNAIETVSINNNGAVVFSSQHEPKGSSPKESNLVYLIPHAIICPEEEPLKKEEEGELSKTLEKMSPALSGILDYEADVSLEKINPITQNGQHKT; from the coding sequence ATGACTTGGAACGACACCACTATGGACGGGGAAGGGTTGCTGGTGGAAAGGGACTCTTCCTTTCGGATCCTCACGGGCTGCTTCCTCTCGCTGCTGATCCTTTCCACGCTGCTGGGAAACACGCTGGTCTGTGCAGCTGTCATTAGGTTTCGCCACCTCAGGTCCAAGGTGACCAACTTCTTTGTCATCTCCTTGGCCGTGTCAGATCTCTTAGTGGCAGTTTTGGTCATGCCGTGGAAAGCTGTGGCTGAGATCGCCGGTTTCTGGCCTTTTGGTTCATTTTGCAACATCTGGGTGGCCTTTGATATTATGTGCTCAACAGCCTCCATCTTAAATCTCTGTGTCATTAGTGTGGACAGATACTGGGCCATCTCCAGCCCATTTAGGTACGAGAGGAAAATGACGCCCAAGGCAGCCTTCATCATGATCAGCGTGGCGTGGACTTTGTCTGTGTTGATCTCCTTCATCCCCGTGCAGCTGAACTGGCACAAGGCTACAACCACAAGCGTTTTGGACCTAAATGCCAGTTTACAAGGTATAAGCATGGACAACTGTGATTCTAGCCTAAACAGGATGTATGCCATCTCCTCTTCTCTAATTAGCTTCTATATACCTGTGGCCATCATGATAGTAACTTACACGAGGATATACCGGATTGCTCAGAAGCAAATACGACGCATCTCGGCTTTGGAGAGAGCAGCAGTGCATGCCAAGAACTGCCAGAACACGAGCGGCAACAGAAGCAGTATGGACTGCCAGCAACCAGAGAGCAACTTCAAAATGTCCTTCAAGAGGGAAACGAAGGTTTTAAAGACTTTGTCCGTGATCATGGGGGTGTTTGTGTGCTGCTGGTTGCCGTTTTTCGTATTGAACTGCATGATTCCTTTCTGCGAGCCTACCCAACCGTCCAAGGGAGCAGAAGCTTTCTGCATTAATTCCACCACCTttgatgtttttgtttggtttggatgGGCTAATTCTTCCCTCAACCCCATCATTTATGCCTTCAATGCTGATTTCCGCAAGGCATTTTCGACCCTGCTAGGATGCTATAGGCTCTGCCCTATGTCCAGCAATGCTATAGAGACTGTTAGTATTAACAATAACGGAGCAGTTGTTTTTTCGAGCCAACATGAGCCCAAAGGGTCCAGCCCCAAAGAGTCTAATCTGGTTTATCTGATTCCACATGCAATTATCTGTCCGGAAGAAGAACCTctcaaaaaggaagaagagggtgAACTATCTAAGACCTTGGAGAAAATGTCTCCAGCACTGTCGGGGATCTTGGATTATGAAGCTGATGTTTCTTTGGAAAAGATCAATCCCATTACACAAAATGGGCAGCATAAAACCTGA